The Hyperolius riggenbachi isolate aHypRig1 chromosome 3, aHypRig1.pri, whole genome shotgun sequence genome window below encodes:
- the LOC137560958 gene encoding P2Y purinoceptor 6-like, producing MPLSSPSPTPNSSLPTSSSPGASCQLDESYKHIFLPTCYLLTFLLSLALNSIVLSQCLRRPWNPSLVYMFNLALSDLMYSLSLPFLIANYISQDRWLFGDPMCRLVRFLFYFNLYCSIFFLTCISFQRYLGICHPMRSMRLETMRWVRATCMLVWTLVFAMTFPILLFARTGLNDGDIVTCWDDALDVDLQRYMPYGLFLHTAGFFLPFSLTAWCYSRVVRTLFKTLRGGGVPGPVPGIAQRRKSIRTIVTITLLFALCFLPFHVTRTIFLTMRAGGPALGGCRALGVVAVCYKVTRPLASANSFLNALLYFMTKEPCGRGRWNRKNKDQIGKVEKKRPVKGGEDWDNIYPQFH from the coding sequence ATGCCCCTTTCTTCCCCATCCCCTACCCCAAACTCCTCTCTCCCCACCTCATCCTCACCAGGTGCTTCGTGTCAGCTAGATGAGTCCTACAAGCACATCTTCCTGCCGACCTGCTACCTCCTGACATTTCTGCTCAGCTTGGCTCTGAACTCCATCGTCCTTTCTCAATGTCTACGACGACCATGGAATCCCTCGTTGGTCTACATGTTCAACTTGGCACTCAGTGACCTCATGTACAGTTTGTCTCTGCCATTCCTCATAGCCAACTACATCTCTCAAGACCGCTGGCTCTTTGGAGACCCCATGTGCCGCCTGGTTCGTTTCCTGTTCTACTTCAATCTTTATTGCAGCATCTTCTTCTTGACCTGCATTTCCTTCCAACGCTATCTTGGGATTTGCCATCCTATGCGCTCGATGAGACTGGAGACAATGCGGTGGGTGAGGGCTACATGCATGCTTGTATGGACCTTGGTGTTTGCCATGACCTTCCCTATACTGCTGTTTGCTCGGACAGGACTGAACGATGGAGACATAGTCACTTGTTGGGATGATGCCCTCGATGTAGACCTGCAACGTTACATGCCTTATGGGCTCTTCTTGCACACTGCTGGCTTCTTTTTACCATTTTCACTGACTGCCTGGTGCTACTCAAGGGTAGTCCGCACACTCTTTAAAACATTGCGTGGAGGGGGTGTGCCTGGGCCAGTGCCAGGCATAGCCCAAAGGCGTAAGTCAATCCGGACCATTGTTACCATAACACTACTTTTTGCCCTCTGCTTTCTCCCTTTCCATGTGACTCGCACCATTTTCTTGACCATGCGTGCAGGAGGACCTGCCCTAGGAGGATGTCGTGCTTTAGGGGTTGTGGCCGTATGCTATAAAGTCACCAGACCTCTAGCCAGTGCCAATTCCTTTCTCAATGCTCTACTGTACTTTATGACCAAGGAGCCCTGTGGTCGAGGACGCTGGAATAGGAAGAACAAAGATCAAATAGGAAAAGTAGAGAAAAAGAGACCCGTCAAGGGGGGAGAAGACTGGGATAATATTTACCCCCAATTCCATTAG